One part of the Mariniflexile litorale genome encodes these proteins:
- a CDS encoding DUF2339 domain-containing protein, with protein sequence MEGFLFLIILVLLVIILSKNSSHNKDIKSSIEDINEKLNQLKKSLSSPENITARPTVDVKPTPKVEPVIIKPVEQKPIIIEPKPIVADAISKPIAVPKPVHITEPIKPKTPVIPQKSWFETFKEKNPDLEKFIGENLINKIGILILVLGISFFVKYAIDKNWINEYARVGIGILCGSLVMGIAHKLKKNYAAFSSVMVAGAISIFYFTIAIAFHEYQLFNQTVAFIIMVVITAFSVLISVAYNRQELAVLSLIGGFAVPFMVSTGSGNYMVLFTYIAILNIGILAISYFKKWKVVTILSFIFTTLLFFSWVVKELFSNTLPHAGALAFATLFYFIFNITIVLNNLRNKGTFSIIEYGILIANTFFFFGIGLTIIHDWELQIKGVFTLSLALYNLVYAIILYKKFGLDKNSIYLLIGLTLTFVTLTIPIQFKGNYITVFWAAEAVLLFWLSQKSKINGFKYGAIAVQGLSIISLMIDWVQAYDMYNEPSLQLILNPIFITGIVVLTALIATYFIIKKETVNFKVLGFDLDLSLYKNLLLIAAVGIGYLVGILEIIYQSNQYISNQASALSFAITYHFIFSAALVFFGLKNKSNRFKKFVLLLALVNIALYCVIFYRLSSNEMAVNYNLQLTYNYAFLFHYIILACMVYFGICLLNHAKEKPVFGFLQSKVALWLFAMTLVYVFSNEVIIHSLKLAPQLVDVTQLETNYPAKNVNDVYYDDYNRTSFISDEFNDVKRQVIKIGYPILWGILSFIFLIIGIKKQWKQLRIISLSLLGITIVKLFAYDINNVSETGKIIAFILLGVLVLVISFVYQKIKKLVVEEDVDHSKNPDTHV encoded by the coding sequence ATGGAAGGTTTTCTATTTTTAATTATCTTAGTATTACTTGTAATAATTCTTTCAAAGAACAGTTCACATAACAAAGACATTAAAAGTTCCATTGAGGATATAAATGAAAAGCTAAATCAATTAAAAAAGAGCTTATCTTCCCCTGAAAACATAACAGCAAGACCTACGGTAGATGTGAAGCCAACTCCAAAAGTTGAGCCCGTAATAATAAAACCGGTTGAACAAAAACCAATTATTATTGAACCTAAGCCTATTGTTGCAGATGCTATTTCTAAGCCTATTGCTGTACCAAAACCGGTTCATATTACTGAACCAATAAAACCAAAAACTCCTGTAATTCCTCAAAAATCATGGTTTGAAACTTTTAAAGAAAAGAATCCCGATTTAGAAAAATTTATTGGTGAGAATCTTATTAATAAAATTGGGATTCTAATTTTAGTTTTAGGGATCAGTTTTTTTGTGAAATACGCTATTGATAAAAACTGGATTAACGAATACGCTCGTGTTGGAATCGGTATTTTATGTGGATCGCTGGTAATGGGAATTGCCCACAAACTCAAAAAAAACTATGCTGCATTTAGTTCGGTCATGGTTGCTGGCGCTATCAGTATCTTTTATTTCACCATTGCCATTGCGTTTCATGAATACCAGTTGTTCAACCAAACCGTGGCGTTTATTATCATGGTTGTTATTACCGCATTTAGTGTTTTAATTTCGGTCGCTTATAATAGACAAGAGCTCGCTGTTCTATCCCTAATTGGTGGTTTTGCTGTGCCTTTTATGGTAAGTACAGGAAGTGGTAATTACATGGTGCTATTCACATATATTGCCATTTTAAATATAGGAATTTTAGCTATTTCGTATTTCAAAAAATGGAAAGTTGTTACTATATTGTCTTTCATTTTTACCACCTTACTTTTCTTTTCATGGGTTGTAAAAGAATTATTTAGCAACACCTTACCACATGCTGGTGCGCTTGCCTTTGCAACATTGTTTTATTTTATATTTAATATCACCATTGTATTAAATAATCTTAGAAACAAAGGTACTTTCTCCATTATTGAATATGGAATTCTAATAGCAAACACCTTCTTTTTCTTCGGAATTGGATTAACTATTATTCACGATTGGGAACTTCAAATTAAAGGTGTTTTCACACTTTCACTTGCGCTATACAACCTTGTTTATGCTATTATTCTTTATAAAAAATTCGGATTAGATAAAAACTCCATTTATCTATTAATAGGCTTAACATTAACCTTCGTAACCTTGACGATTCCCATCCAATTTAAAGGAAATTACATCACAGTGTTTTGGGCTGCCGAAGCGGTTTTATTGTTCTGGTTATCACAAAAATCAAAGATCAATGGTTTTAAATATGGTGCTATTGCAGTACAAGGTTTAAGTATAATTAGCTTGATGATTGATTGGGTACAGGCCTACGATATGTATAATGAACCCTCATTACAGCTTATTTTAAATCCTATATTTATTACAGGTATTGTTGTATTGACGGCATTAATAGCCACCTATTTTATTATTAAAAAGGAAACTGTCAATTTTAAAGTTTTAGGTTTTGATTTAGACCTTTCACTTTACAAAAATTTGCTTTTAATTGCAGCAGTTGGTATTGGTTATTTAGTTGGTATTCTAGAAATTATTTATCAATCAAATCAATATATTTCCAACCAAGCTTCTGCCCTTTCATTTGCAATCACTTATCATTTTATATTTAGTGCTGCGTTAGTATTCTTTGGTTTAAAAAACAAAAGCAATCGCTTCAAAAAGTTTGTTTTGTTATTGGCTCTAGTAAATATTGCACTCTATTGTGTTATATTTTACCGACTTTCTTCAAACGAAATGGCTGTAAATTATAATTTACAATTAACATACAATTATGCCTTTTTGTTTCATTATATTATTTTGGCGTGCATGGTTTACTTCGGTATTTGTTTACTAAATCATGCAAAAGAAAAACCTGTATTTGGCTTTTTACAGTCTAAAGTCGCTCTTTGGCTATTTGCTATGACATTAGTATATGTTTTTAGTAATGAAGTTATTATTCATAGTTTAAAATTAGCACCACAATTGGTTGATGTTACTCAGTTAGAAACTAATTACCCCGCTAAAAATGTTAATGATGTTTATTATGATGACTACAATAGAACGAGTTTTATTAGTGATGAATTTAATGATGTTAAGCGTCAAGTCATTAAAATAGGGTACCCCATTTTGTGGGGTATTTTATCATTTATATTTCTAATTATAGGAATTAAAAAACAATGGAAACAACTGCGTATTATATCGCTTTCACTTTTAGGAATCACGATTGTAAAACTATTTGCTTATGATATTAACAATGTATCAGAAACAGGAAAAATAATTGCATTCATTCTTTTAGGGGTTCTTGTTTTAGTAATCTCTTTTGTATATCAAAAAATAAAAAAATTAGTTGTAGAAGAAGATGTAGATCATTCTAAAAACCCAGACACCCATGTATAA
- a CDS encoding helix-turn-helix transcriptional regulator — MKNNIKVQRAIHDMTQADLADKIGVSRQTINAMEKNKYVPSTVLSLKIAKLFEVPLEGIFFLEDED; from the coding sequence ATGAAGAATAATATAAAAGTACAACGCGCCATTCATGATATGACCCAAGCGGATTTAGCCGATAAAATTGGTGTGAGTAGACAAACCATAAATGCTATGGAGAAAAACAAGTACGTGCCTTCCACAGTGTTATCTTTAAAAATTGCAAAGCTATTCGAAGTCCCACTTGAAGGTATTTTCTTTTTAGAGGATGAAGACTAA
- a CDS encoding DUF2911 domain-containing protein, whose protein sequence is MKKLLLILLAITATFSVNAQIATPQPSPFSKLEQKVGLTDVTLEYSRPSMRDRVIFGNLVPYGKLWRLGANANTKITFSTDVTIGGNTLKAGSYAIYATPNETSWNVVFYTDASNGGTPKEWDESKVAARVTAELYPLPVKIETFTMTFDDLTSGSAVLGMMWESIYVGVKIEVPTDEMVLTSINDVMNGTPTGNDYYAAAVYYLEEGKDIKQAKEWVDKAISMAGDKVAFWQLRKQSLIYAKAGDKKGAIAAAKKSLAAAEKAGNADYVKMNQDSLKEWGSM, encoded by the coding sequence ATGAAAAAACTACTATTAATTTTATTAGCAATAACAGCCACATTTTCTGTTAATGCACAAATTGCAACACCTCAACCAAGTCCTTTTAGTAAATTAGAACAAAAGGTAGGTTTGACCGATGTGACCTTAGAATACTCTAGACCATCTATGAGAGATCGTGTTATTTTTGGTAATTTAGTGCCTTATGGTAAACTTTGGCGTTTGGGAGCTAATGCCAATACTAAAATTACATTTAGTACAGATGTAACCATAGGAGGCAATACCTTAAAAGCCGGAAGTTATGCTATTTACGCAACACCAAACGAAACTTCTTGGAATGTGGTATTTTATACTGACGCGTCAAATGGTGGAACACCAAAAGAATGGGATGAGTCTAAAGTGGCTGCTAGAGTAACTGCAGAGCTTTACCCTTTGCCAGTTAAAATAGAAACTTTCACTATGACCTTTGATGATTTAACTAGTGGTTCTGCTGTTTTAGGGATGATGTGGGAAAGTATATATGTTGGGGTTAAAATTGAAGTTCCAACAGATGAAATGGTGCTTACTAGTATTAATGATGTCATGAATGGAACCCCTACAGGCAACGATTATTATGCTGCTGCGGTTTATTATTTAGAAGAAGGAAAAGATATTAAACAAGCAAAAGAGTGGGTTGATAAGGCTATAAGCATGGCAGGCGATAAGGTTGCTTTTTGGCAATTAAGAAAACAATCGTTAATATATGCCAAAGCTGGAGACAAAAAAGGTGCTATTGCTGCTGCAAAAAAATCATTAGCAGCGGCGGAAAAAGCTGGAAATGCCGATTATGTAAAAATGAATCAAGACTCTTTAAAAGAATGGGGATCGATGTAA
- a CDS encoding DUF1003 domain-containing protein, whose protein sequence is MKTFISSISKTEFQESEKVHAKTIRKSIFDLIKKEHPEFNSKGTIALVELNQYRQKYIAAYLMKEVGELNELEADVLKTLQNQETISSKIEIESDISNFTFGQKLADKMASFGGSWKFISIFGIFIFVWMLVNIIFLAGKAFDPYPFILLNLILSCLAALQAPVIMMSQNRQEVKDRERSKQDYMVNLKSELEIRMLHEKIDHLIVHQQQELLTIQQVQVEMMEDIMRQLKGK, encoded by the coding sequence ATGAAAACATTTATAAGTAGTATTTCTAAAACAGAATTTCAAGAGAGTGAAAAGGTTCATGCAAAAACAATACGAAAGTCAATTTTTGACTTAATAAAAAAAGAACATCCCGAATTCAATTCAAAAGGTACTATCGCTTTAGTGGAGTTAAATCAATACAGGCAAAAATATATTGCAGCATATTTAATGAAAGAAGTAGGCGAATTAAATGAGTTAGAAGCCGATGTTTTAAAAACATTACAAAACCAAGAAACCATTTCTAGTAAAATTGAAATTGAATCTGATATTTCTAACTTTACTTTTGGACAAAAACTGGCAGATAAAATGGCTTCTTTTGGCGGGAGCTGGAAGTTTATAAGTATTTTCGGAATCTTTATTTTTGTTTGGATGCTGGTTAACATCATTTTTTTAGCTGGTAAAGCTTTCGATCCGTATCCATTTATATTATTAAATTTAATACTGTCCTGTTTAGCAGCCTTGCAAGCGCCTGTAATTATGATGAGTCAAAACAGACAAGAAGTTAAAGATAGAGAGCGGTCTAAACAAGATTATATGGTAAATTTAAAATCGGAATTAGAAATAAGGATGTTACACGAAAAAATTGACCATTTAATTGTTCACCAGCAGCAAGAACTACTAACTATTCAACAAGTACAAGTTGAAATGATGGAAGACATTATGAGGCAGTTAAAAGGCAAATAA
- a CDS encoding carboxylesterase family protein: MNQKIITIFILFSSFITMAQSRYIDRVFDSISSKTFTYSIRDKDTLKLDIYQPVNDSILSRPLFVIIHGGGFTSGERNDNSLIYLAENIAKKGFVVASVDYRLVKNKPINCSYPATDKVKAFSNAAEDLLNALQYLVKRKNTFLIDDSKIILFGVSAGGETALNIIYNREVVVKNKELYKDIRPAGVISLSGAIFKPDLITKENAVPTVLYHGINDKVVPYNTSSHQSCLPTSPGFLLLSGSKNISEKLEINNTSFLLYSYLNKGHDIFNLPIDDFYQAFIFMNKTVFNKKFYQAKITQ, encoded by the coding sequence ATGAATCAAAAAATCATTACAATTTTTATATTATTTTCATCATTTATAACGATGGCACAGAGTCGATATATAGATAGAGTTTTTGATAGTATTTCCTCTAAAACATTTACATATTCTATAAGAGATAAAGATACTTTAAAATTAGATATTTATCAACCAGTAAATGATTCGATACTTAGCAGACCTCTTTTTGTTATCATACATGGAGGCGGATTTACTTCTGGAGAAAGAAACGATAATTCTTTAATTTATTTGGCCGAAAATATTGCTAAAAAAGGATTTGTTGTAGCCTCAGTTGATTATAGATTAGTAAAAAACAAACCCATTAATTGTAGTTATCCAGCAACTGATAAAGTAAAAGCATTCTCTAACGCTGCTGAAGATTTACTAAACGCCTTACAATATCTTGTTAAACGAAAAAACACATTTCTAATAGATGATAGTAAAATAATTTTATTTGGAGTTAGTGCAGGTGGTGAAACTGCTTTAAACATTATTTACAATAGAGAAGTTGTTGTAAAGAATAAAGAACTTTATAAAGATATTAGGCCAGCTGGAGTTATTTCACTTTCTGGCGCCATATTTAAACCAGATTTAATAACTAAAGAAAACGCCGTACCAACAGTATTATATCATGGAATTAACGATAAAGTTGTTCCATACAATACAAGTTCTCACCAATCTTGCTTACCTACTTCGCCTGGTTTTTTATTGTTAAGTGGTTCTAAAAATATTTCTGAGAAATTAGAAATCAATAACACTAGTTTTCTCCTTTATAGCTATTTAAACAAAGGACACGACATTTTTAATCTACCAATTGACGATTTTTACCAAGCTTTCATATTTATGAATAAAACAGTCTTTAATAAAAAATTCTACCAAGCTAAAATCACACAATAG
- a CDS encoding TetR family transcriptional regulator C-terminal domain-containing protein encodes MAKKKAILENDIISFYMDYVLEKNENPKSVYAFAKTNNFEEAKFYEYFGSFEAIEKIIFKKFFDNTLSALNKSDEYIAFDARNKLLSFYFTFFETLTANRSYVIYALHKHKNTLKNLALLSDLKKSFTDFISNLNIETLDIKQEQLEKIKKRALEESAWIQLLLTMKFWIDDTSASFEKTDIFIEKSVNTSFDVLNIVPLKSIIDFGKFIYKEKIHRS; translated from the coding sequence ATGGCAAAAAAGAAAGCAATTTTAGAAAATGACATCATCTCATTTTACATGGATTATGTTTTAGAAAAGAATGAAAATCCAAAATCAGTTTATGCATTTGCAAAAACAAACAATTTCGAAGAAGCTAAATTCTACGAATATTTTGGTTCATTTGAAGCTATTGAAAAAATAATTTTTAAAAAATTTTTCGATAACACACTTTCAGCTTTAAATAAAAGTGATGAGTACATAGCGTTTGATGCGAGAAATAAGCTCTTAAGTTTTTACTTTACTTTTTTTGAGACTTTAACAGCCAATAGAAGCTACGTTATATACGCACTGCACAAACATAAAAACACCTTAAAAAATTTAGCCTTACTCTCCGATTTAAAAAAGAGTTTTACAGACTTTATAAGCAATTTAAATATTGAAACCTTAGATATTAAGCAAGAACAACTTGAAAAAATCAAAAAGAGAGCATTGGAAGAATCGGCTTGGATACAATTACTTCTTACAATGAAATTCTGGATAGACGATACGTCGGCCTCTTTTGAAAAGACCGATATTTTTATAGAAAAATCGGTAAACACAAGTTTTGATGTTTTAAATATTGTCCCTTTAAAAAGCATCATTGACTTCGGGAAATTTATTTATAAGGAAAAAATACACAGAAGCTAA
- a CDS encoding lipopolysaccharide core heptose(II) kinase RfaY: MKTIDSIPISKIQRASKLVSTGAKVGVNYLKYYGDKLTKTEIEARATLNENNAEDIYDSLKQLKGSALKVAQMLSMDKSIMPQAYVEKFSLAQFSVPPLSPPLVLKTFKNYFGKLPNELYDSFNTTSVNAASIGQVHIATKNGKKLAVKIQYPGVAQSIASDLALVKPIAMKMFNIKGKDSDKYFKEVEGKLIEETNYVLEMEQSKEISSACSHIPNLFFPQYYEELSSDRIITMDYMEGEHLSEFTTHNKNQEIANKLGQALWDFYMFQIHKLQKVHADPHPGNFLVSRDNELIALDFGCMKTIPNEFYIPYFELAKPENITNKKYFVAKLYELEILREDDSQEELKFFTNMFHELLSLFTQPFQAETFDFSNADFFGKITELGQRYSKNTELRKMNGNRGSKHFIYMNRTFFGLYNLMFDLKAKDIKINNYKNL, translated from the coding sequence ATGAAAACTATAGATTCTATTCCTATTTCTAAAATACAACGTGCTTCTAAATTAGTTTCAACAGGAGCAAAAGTTGGGGTTAATTATTTAAAATATTACGGCGATAAATTAACCAAAACCGAAATCGAAGCAAGAGCGACATTAAATGAAAACAATGCAGAGGATATTTACGATAGCCTCAAACAACTTAAAGGTAGTGCCTTAAAAGTTGCACAAATGTTAAGCATGGATAAAAGCATCATGCCGCAGGCTTACGTGGAGAAGTTTTCGTTAGCACAATTTTCAGTACCACCATTGTCTCCACCACTGGTATTAAAAACATTTAAAAATTATTTTGGTAAACTACCAAATGAATTATATGATTCCTTCAACACAACTTCTGTTAATGCTGCCAGTATCGGTCAGGTACATATTGCAACAAAAAATGGGAAAAAACTTGCTGTGAAAATCCAATATCCAGGAGTTGCACAAAGTATTGCATCCGATTTAGCTTTAGTAAAACCTATCGCTATGAAAATGTTTAATATCAAAGGAAAAGACTCGGATAAGTACTTTAAAGAAGTTGAAGGAAAGTTAATTGAGGAAACAAATTATGTATTGGAAATGGAACAAAGTAAAGAAATATCTTCTGCTTGTTCACACATTCCAAATCTATTCTTTCCTCAATATTATGAGGAATTATCATCCGATAGAATTATTACCATGGATTATATGGAAGGTGAGCATCTTTCCGAATTTACGACACACAACAAAAATCAAGAAATTGCTAATAAATTAGGACAAGCACTTTGGGATTTTTACATGTTTCAAATTCATAAACTACAAAAAGTTCATGCCGATCCACATCCTGGAAATTTTCTTGTTTCAAGAGATAACGAGTTAATTGCTTTAGATTTTGGTTGTATGAAAACAATCCCTAATGAGTTTTACATCCCTTATTTTGAATTAGCAAAGCCTGAAAACATAACCAATAAAAAATACTTTGTAGCTAAATTATATGAATTAGAAATACTTCGTGAAGACGATTCCCAAGAAGAATTAAAATTTTTCACAAACATGTTTCATGAATTATTAAGCTTATTCACCCAACCTTTTCAAGCAGAAACTTTTGATTTTTCAAACGCAGATTTCTTTGGAAAGATAACAGAATTAGGACAGCGCTATTCCAAAAATACCGAATTACGTAAAATGAATGGAAATCGTGGTTCCAAACATTTTATTTATATGAACCGAACGTTTTTTGGTTTATATAATTTGATGTTTGATTTAAAAGCAAAAGATATAAAAATCAACAATTATAAAAATTTATAA
- a CDS encoding SDR family oxidoreductase produces MKILVTGSTGYIGKRLIPILINEGHHVVCAVRDRLRTEKTYLEEPLIEIIEADFLKPETLNSIPKDVDVAYYLIHSMSNTSKDFEALESQCAKNFKAYFEDATLKQVIYLSGITNEANLSKHLQSRKNVEEILASKSYALTVFKAGIIVGSGSSSFEIIRDLVEKLPVMIAPKWLNTKTQPLAVRDVMSFLSKAKGNQELFNKSFDIFGPEIMTYKQMLLEFAKIRGLKRYILTVPVMTPKLSSYWLYFVTSTSYKLASTLVDSMGVEIVGKPSHINAILNVQPIAYKEAVLLAFEKIEQNSIISSWKDSIISSGRLKNSLHKYINVPKYGCFKDYKELKVIDEAATINKIWSIGGSTGWYYGNYLWKVRGYLDKLVGGIGLRRGRTHVSELNAGDALDFWRVIFSDKKEKKLLLYAEMKLPGEAWLEFKIEEGILKQTATFRPRGLAGRLYWYSVWLFHGFIFQGMINKLVETNH; encoded by the coding sequence ATGAAAATCCTAGTTACAGGTTCAACAGGCTATATCGGTAAACGTTTAATACCTATTTTAATTAACGAAGGCCACCACGTAGTTTGTGCTGTAAGAGATAGGTTGCGTACAGAAAAAACCTATTTAGAAGAGCCTCTAATTGAAATTATTGAAGCCGATTTTTTAAAACCCGAAACTTTAAACTCTATTCCAAAAGATGTTGATGTTGCCTACTACCTTATTCACTCGATGTCTAATACTTCCAAAGATTTTGAAGCGTTAGAATCACAATGCGCTAAAAATTTTAAAGCTTATTTTGAAGATGCAACATTAAAACAAGTTATTTATTTAAGTGGTATAACCAATGAAGCTAACCTTTCAAAACATTTACAATCTAGAAAAAATGTTGAAGAAATTTTAGCCTCTAAAAGCTATGCTTTAACTGTTTTTAAAGCAGGTATTATTGTTGGTTCTGGTAGTTCTTCTTTTGAAATTATCCGCGATTTAGTTGAAAAACTGCCTGTAATGATTGCCCCTAAATGGCTGAATACAAAAACACAACCTCTAGCTGTTAGAGATGTTATGTCATTTCTTTCGAAAGCAAAAGGAAACCAGGAACTTTTTAATAAAAGCTTCGATATTTTTGGTCCAGAAATTATGACTTACAAACAAATGCTGTTGGAGTTTGCTAAAATAAGAGGACTAAAACGCTACATTTTAACAGTACCTGTAATGACACCTAAATTATCTTCATATTGGCTGTACTTCGTTACTTCAACATCCTATAAACTTGCCTCAACATTGGTAGATAGTATGGGTGTAGAAATTGTTGGTAAGCCAAGTCATATAAATGCCATTCTAAATGTACAACCTATAGCATACAAGGAAGCAGTATTGTTAGCATTTGAAAAAATTGAGCAAAACAGTATCATTTCTAGTTGGAAGGATTCTATCATAAGTAGTGGACGCCTAAAAAACAGTTTACATAAATACATAAACGTCCCTAAATATGGTTGTTTTAAAGATTATAAAGAGCTAAAGGTTATAGATGAAGCAGCTACAATTAATAAAATATGGTCTATTGGTGGATCAACGGGTTGGTATTATGGTAATTATTTATGGAAAGTAAGAGGTTATTTAGATAAATTAGTTGGTGGCATTGGACTTAGACGAGGAAGAACTCATGTATCAGAGTTAAATGCAGGGGATGCTTTGGATTTTTGGCGTGTTATATTTAGCGATAAAAAAGAAAAAAAACTTTTGCTTTATGCTGAAATGAAATTACCAGGTGAAGCTTGGCTCGAGTTTAAAATTGAAGAAGGCATTTTAAAACAGACAGCAACCTTTAGACCTCGTGGTTTAGCTGGTAGGTTATATTGGTATAGTGTATGGTTATTTCATGGCTTTATCTTTCAAGGCATGATTAATAAATTAGTTGAAACTAATCATTAA
- a CDS encoding SDR family oxidoreductase has translation MKTIVVIGGSKGIGNAIVNTLVETYKVINISRTMPLPTHPNLTHNCCDVLVDELPEIETMDALIYCPGSINLKPISRLSLEDFREDFEINVIGAVKTIKKYLNTLKNGNSPSILLFSTVASKLGMPYHASIATAKSGIEGLVKSLGAELAPTIRINAIAPTVTNTELASKLLRNSQMIDNMVERHPLKKFLNPDEVASMAKFLISNEAASMSGQIFEMDCGIVSFKI, from the coding sequence ATGAAAACCATAGTCGTTATTGGTGGCAGCAAAGGCATAGGAAATGCTATTGTAAATACCTTAGTAGAAACCTATAAAGTTATAAACATAAGTAGAACAATGCCATTACCAACCCATCCTAACTTAACTCATAATTGTTGTGATGTATTAGTAGATGAATTACCTGAAATTGAAACAATGGATGCCTTAATTTATTGTCCTGGAAGCATTAACCTTAAACCTATATCAAGACTTAGCTTAGAAGATTTTAGAGAAGATTTTGAAATTAATGTAATTGGTGCTGTAAAAACAATTAAAAAGTATTTAAATACACTTAAAAACGGGAACAGCCCATCCATATTACTTTTTAGCACAGTCGCTTCAAAGTTAGGTATGCCCTATCATGCAAGTATTGCCACTGCAAAATCGGGAATTGAAGGATTGGTAAAATCTTTAGGAGCTGAACTTGCTCCAACTATTAGAATAAATGCCATTGCACCAACCGTTACAAATACAGAATTAGCATCAAAATTACTCAGAAATAGCCAAATGATTGACAATATGGTAGAACGTCATCCACTTAAGAAATTCTTGAATCCAGATGAAGTTGCTAGTATGGCTAAATTTTTGATATCGAATGAAGCGGCATCTATGTCTGGGCAAATATTTGAAATGGATTGTGGTATCGTTTCTTTTAAAATATAA
- a CDS encoding glutathione peroxidase, with product MLSIFTKSKAQTNPIESIYNIKINNLQEKSIDLSLFKGKYILFVNVASKCGFTNQYKDLQKLHETYQDELVVIGVPCNQFGGQEPGTFKEIQTFCEANYGVTFLMTEKVDVKGKHQHPLYQWLTQQEKNGSSSSSVKWNFQKYLVGKKGEFIDYYFSATNPLSDKITNHIKK from the coding sequence ATGCTATCCATATTCACAAAATCAAAAGCGCAAACAAATCCTATAGAGTCTATCTATAATATCAAAATAAATAATTTACAAGAAAAGTCAATCGATTTATCTTTGTTTAAAGGTAAATACATTTTATTCGTAAATGTAGCTTCAAAGTGTGGTTTTACTAATCAATATAAAGATTTACAAAAATTACACGAAACTTATCAAGATGAATTAGTAGTTATTGGAGTTCCTTGCAATCAATTCGGTGGTCAAGAACCAGGAACTTTTAAAGAAATCCAAACATTTTGTGAAGCTAATTATGGTGTTACATTTTTAATGACTGAAAAAGTAGATGTAAAAGGCAAACACCAACACCCCCTCTACCAATGGTTAACTCAACAAGAAAAGAATGGAAGTTCTAGTTCGTCAGTGAAATGGAATTTTCAAAAATATTTAGTGGGTAAAAAAGGCGAATTTATAGATTATTATTTCTCGGCTACCAATCCGCTAAGTGATAAAATTACGAATCATATAAAAAAATAA
- a CDS encoding Lacal_2735 family protein has product MFKLFRKKSEVEKLESTFKKLMKEWHELSSVNRKLSDDKYAMAQALVPRIEQLKRNHETH; this is encoded by the coding sequence ATGTTTAAATTATTTAGAAAAAAATCGGAAGTCGAAAAACTAGAATCAACTTTCAAAAAATTAATGAAGGAATGGCACGAATTGTCTAGCGTGAATAGAAAGCTTAGTGATGACAAATATGCGATGGCTCAAGCTTTAGTACCAAGAATTGAACAATTAAAAAGAAATCATGAAACTCATTAA
- a CDS encoding TspO/MBR family protein: MKLIKLIITFLIINFSALGIGSWLMNNGPQSDWYTSLNQAPWTPPGWVFGAAWTTIMVCFSIYMAYLYLKIPTSKVIILFSIQFVLNVIWNYIFFNKHLVGLGLVVIIGLTIVIGIFLILFKDDLKLKTLLIVPYFIWLCVATSLNAYILINN, encoded by the coding sequence ATGAAACTCATTAAATTAATAATTACATTTCTAATTATAAATTTTTCAGCTTTAGGAATAGGCAGCTGGTTAATGAATAATGGGCCACAGAGCGACTGGTATACTTCATTAAACCAAGCGCCTTGGACGCCACCAGGTTGGGTTTTTGGAGCCGCATGGACAACCATTATGGTTTGTTTTTCTATTTATATGGCATACCTATATTTAAAAATCCCAACTAGTAAAGTTATTATACTATTTAGTATACAATTTGTTTTAAATGTCATCTGGAATTATATATTTTTCAATAAACATTTAGTTGGTTTAGGTTTAGTCGTGATTATAGGATTAACTATTGTGATTGGTATCTTTTTAATTTTATTTAAAGACGATTTAAAATTAAAAACACTTTTAATAGTACCCTATTTTATTTGGCTATGCGTAGCAACTTCTTTGAATGCTTATATTTTAATTAATAATTAG